In one window of Massilibacterium senegalense DNA:
- a CDS encoding demethylmenaquinone methyltransferase, translating to MKQSKEERVHHVFETIYNRYDFMNSVISFQRHKSWRKDTMKRMNVQPGQQALDVCCGTADWTIALADAVGKSGKVYGLDFSENMLKVGDEKIEELGLSQVTLLHGNAMELPFDDNTFDFVTIGFGLRNVPDYMQVLREMTRVVKPGGKVICLETSQPTMPVFRQFYYAYFSYIMPVLGKIFAKSYDEYSWLQESAKDFPGQKELEKMFEQTGLVDVVVKPYTGGVAAMHMGTKPNK from the coding sequence ATGAAACAATCAAAAGAAGAACGTGTACATCATGTTTTTGAAACGATTTACAATCGTTATGATTTTATGAATTCTGTTATTAGTTTTCAACGCCATAAATCATGGCGAAAAGATACGATGAAACGAATGAACGTACAGCCTGGTCAACAAGCACTAGATGTGTGTTGTGGAACAGCAGATTGGACCATTGCCTTAGCTGATGCAGTCGGGAAATCTGGGAAAGTGTACGGGCTTGACTTTAGTGAAAATATGTTAAAAGTAGGCGATGAAAAAATTGAAGAGCTTGGTTTAAGCCAAGTAACATTACTTCATGGAAATGCAATGGAGCTTCCTTTTGATGATAATACGTTTGACTTTGTTACTATAGGTTTTGGATTACGAAATGTCCCTGATTACATGCAAGTGTTAAGAGAAATGACGCGAGTTGTAAAACCTGGTGGAAAAGTCATTTGTTTAGAAACAAGTCAACCAACGATGCCGGTATTTCGACAATTTTACTATGCCTATTTTAGTTATATTATGCCTGTTTTAGGAAAGATTTTTGCAAAAAGTTACGACGAGTATTCATGGCTACAAGAGTCAGCAAAAGATTTCCCTGGACAAAAAGAGCTAGAAAAAATGTTTGAACAAACTGGGCTGGTCGATGTAGTTGTGAAACCATATACAGGTGGCGTTGCTGCGATGCATATGGGGACAAAACCTAATAAATAA
- a CDS encoding heptaprenyl diphosphate synthase component 1: protein MDRDLAMDNNEIIMNSLLQTMRHPFVGKYATLAKVDEDKIMFLQHIFRQHSVEEKQERAYIEATMFVQSALDTHDFVSEGDMYNDQMRKNRQLTVLSGDYCSSLYYYILAKIGEISTIKLLAIAIEEINEEKMKLYNQDYQSIEELIESFKTVETNLVTAFAKHYACGVEETLIKEFFFLKRYVVEEQSLLNGQFSLLFHSLLPVLFTKRELKKRSVDSQMKEKQNNQMIEAMATVLKRSKEKISTLPVTEEIKQRIEVFTKKIS, encoded by the coding sequence ATGGACAGAGATTTAGCAATGGATAATAACGAAATAATCATGAATTCTTTACTGCAAACGATGAGGCATCCATTTGTGGGAAAATATGCTACTTTAGCAAAAGTGGATGAGGATAAAATTATGTTTTTACAACATATCTTTCGTCAACATTCTGTCGAAGAAAAACAAGAGAGAGCATACATTGAAGCAACTATGTTTGTTCAATCTGCACTCGATACACACGATTTTGTTTCAGAAGGCGATATGTACAATGATCAAATGCGAAAAAATCGTCAGTTGACAGTTTTGTCTGGGGATTATTGTAGTAGTTTATATTATTATATATTGGCGAAAATAGGGGAAATTTCTACGATAAAATTACTAGCAATTGCTATTGAAGAAATTAATGAAGAAAAAATGAAACTATATAATCAAGATTATCAATCAATAGAAGAGCTAATAGAATCGTTCAAAACAGTAGAAACGAATTTAGTCACTGCATTTGCAAAGCATTATGCATGCGGAGTGGAAGAAACACTGATTAAAGAATTTTTCTTTTTAAAACGATATGTTGTCGAAGAACAATCGCTATTAAATGGCCAATTTTCTTTATTATTTCACAGTTTGTTACCGGTTCTTTTTACTAAGCGAGAGTTAAAAAAACGCTCGGTGGATTCACAAATGAAAGAAAAACAAAATAATCAAATGATAGAAGCAATGGCAACTGTATTAAAACGCTCGAAAGAAAAAATTTCTACGCTTCCAGTGACAGAAGAAATAAAACAACGTATCGAAGTTTTCACGAAAAAAATCTCATGA
- the mtrB gene encoding trp RNA-binding attenuation protein MtrB gives MSQKEQGVNEFVVIKANENGVNVFGLTRGTETKLHHSEKLDKGEVMIAQFTEHTSAVKIRGKATILTKHGQIDSE, from the coding sequence ATGTCTCAAAAAGAACAAGGAGTTAATGAGTTTGTTGTCATTAAGGCAAATGAAAATGGGGTAAACGTATTTGGTTTAACTCGCGGAACAGAAACGAAACTTCATCATTCTGAGAAATTAGATAAAGGCGAAGTAATGATTGCGCAGTTTACAGAACATACATCCGCAGTTAAAATTCGTGGGAAAGCAACGATTTTGACGAAACATGGTCAAATAGACAGTGAGTAA
- the folE gene encoding GTP cyclohydrolase I FolE, producing MAAVNYKQIEEAVKLILDAIGEDTDREGLQDTPKRVAKMYAEVFSGLNEDASEHLKTVFSEEHEELVLVKDIPFFSMCEHHLVPFFGKAHVAYIPKGGKVTGLSKLARTVDTIAKRPQLQERITADVADAIMENLSPHGAMVVVEAEHMCMTMRGIKKPGAVTVTTAVRGVFKEEEEKRREVLALIK from the coding sequence TTGGCTGCAGTTAATTACAAACAGATTGAAGAAGCAGTTAAACTTATTTTAGATGCTATTGGTGAAGATACAGATCGGGAAGGATTGCAAGATACACCAAAACGCGTTGCAAAAATGTACGCGGAAGTATTTTCTGGATTAAATGAAGATGCAAGTGAGCATTTAAAAACAGTTTTTAGTGAAGAACATGAAGAATTAGTATTAGTAAAAGATATTCCATTTTTCTCAATGTGTGAGCATCACTTAGTTCCGTTCTTTGGAAAGGCTCATGTGGCATATATTCCAAAAGGTGGTAAGGTGACAGGGCTAAGTAAGCTAGCTCGTACAGTTGATACCATTGCAAAAAGACCACAATTACAAGAACGTATTACAGCAGATGTAGCAGATGCAATTATGGAAAATTTATCACCACATGGTGCGATGGTTGTAGTAGAAGCAGAGCATATGTGTATGACAATGCGTGGTATTAAAAAACCCGGAGCAGTAACTGTTACTACAGCAGTTCGAGGGGTTTTTAAAGAAGAGGAAGAAAAACGTAGAGAAGTGTTAGCGCTCATCAAATAA
- a CDS encoding HU family DNA-binding protein — MNKTELINAVAEATELSKKDATKAVEAVFDTITGALKDGDKVQLIGFGNFEVRTRSARKGRNPQTGEEIEIPESKVPAFKPGKALKDAVK; from the coding sequence ATGAATAAGACAGAATTAATTAACGCTGTTGCAGAAGCAACTGAACTATCTAAAAAAGATGCTACAAAAGCAGTAGAAGCTGTTTTTGATACAATCACAGGAGCATTAAAAGATGGCGATAAAGTTCAATTAATCGGTTTTGGTAACTTTGAGGTACGTACTCGTTCTGCGCGTAAAGGACGTAACCCTCAAACTGGGGAAGAAATTGAAATTCCAGAAAGCAAAGTTCCTGCATTCAAACCAGGAAAAGCCCTTAAAGATGCTGTAAAATAA
- the spoIVA gene encoding stage IV sporulation protein A: MEKVDLFKDIAERTGGDIYLGVVGAVRTGKSTFIKRFMEQLVLPTIKDEQERIRMQDELPQSAAGKTIMTTEPKFVPNKATSVQVEEGLEVNIRLVDCVGYAVEGAKGYEDENGPRMIHTPWYEEPIPFHEAAEIGTRKVIQEHSTLGVVITSDGTIGEINRYNYIEAEERVIDELKEVGKPFILVINSAQPNRNETVLLREELEEKYDIPVLAMSVESMNEHDIHNVLKEVLFEFPVLEVNVNLPSWVMVLDEHHWLRKSYQEAIKETVKDIKRLRDVHHIVEQFSDFDHISHATLAGMNMGQGTAEINLYAPEHLYDEILKEIVGEEIRGRDQLLKLMKDFSHAKREYDQVADALKMVKQTGYGVAAPALVDMSLDEPEIIRQGPRFGVRLKAVAPSIHMIKVDVESEFAPIIGTEKQSEELVRYLMQDFEDDPLSIWKSDIFGRSLSSIVREGIQAKLSLMPENARYKLQETLQRIINEGSGGLIAIIL, translated from the coding sequence TTGGAAAAAGTCGATCTGTTTAAGGACATTGCAGAACGAACGGGTGGGGATATATATTTAGGGGTCGTTGGAGCAGTGAGGACAGGAAAATCAACTTTTATTAAACGTTTTATGGAACAATTAGTGCTGCCGACAATTAAAGACGAGCAGGAACGAATTCGTATGCAAGATGAATTACCTCAAAGTGCAGCTGGAAAAACAATTATGACAACAGAGCCAAAATTTGTTCCAAATAAAGCAACGAGTGTTCAAGTGGAGGAAGGATTAGAAGTAAATATTCGCTTAGTGGATTGTGTTGGATATGCAGTGGAAGGAGCAAAAGGATATGAAGATGAAAATGGACCAAGAATGATTCACACACCTTGGTATGAAGAACCAATTCCATTTCATGAAGCTGCTGAAATCGGAACAAGAAAAGTAATCCAAGAACATTCTACGCTCGGTGTGGTGATTACTAGCGATGGAACGATTGGGGAAATTAATCGTTATAATTACATTGAAGCGGAAGAACGAGTCATAGATGAGTTAAAAGAAGTTGGAAAGCCATTTATTTTAGTTATTAATAGTGCTCAACCGAATCGTAATGAAACGGTTCTTTTACGCGAAGAATTAGAAGAAAAATATGATATTCCAGTTCTTGCTATGAGTGTAGAAAGCATGAATGAACATGATATTCATAATGTATTGAAAGAAGTATTGTTTGAATTCCCTGTATTAGAGGTAAATGTTAATTTACCAAGTTGGGTGATGGTACTAGATGAGCACCATTGGTTACGGAAAAGTTATCAAGAGGCAATTAAAGAAACAGTAAAAGATATTAAACGATTGCGAGATGTGCATCATATCGTCGAGCAGTTTAGTGATTTTGATCATATTAGTCATGCTACGTTAGCGGGTATGAATATGGGGCAAGGAACAGCTGAAATTAATTTATATGCACCTGAACACTTATATGACGAAATTTTAAAAGAAATTGTTGGAGAAGAAATTCGTGGACGAGATCAATTGTTAAAATTAATGAAAGATTTTTCCCATGCTAAAAGAGAATATGATCAAGTGGCAGATGCACTAAAAATGGTGAAGCAAACTGGATATGGCGTAGCGGCACCAGCATTAGTAGATATGAGTTTAGATGAACCAGAAATTATTCGCCAAGGTCCTCGTTTTGGGGTGCGATTAAAGGCAGTAGCTCCTTCTATCCATATGATTAAAGTAGATGTTGAAAGTGAATTTGCTCCAATCATTGGAACGGAAAAGCAAAGTGAAGAGTTAGTTCGATACTTAATGCAAGATTTTGAGGATGATCCATTATCGATATGGAAGTCGGATATTTTTGGACGTTCGTTAAGTTCCATTGTTCGGGAAGGTATTCAAGCAAAATTATCTTTAATGCCAGAAAATGCTCGTTACAAGTTACAAGAAACACTACAGCGAATTATTAATGAAGGTAGCGGTGGATTAATTGCAATTATCTTATAA
- a CDS encoding DUF2768 family protein, with protein sequence MTPGLLKMTISLIGILLMVLASVIIYFTREKLQGVPRWIGTIIAYLFMAVSFVIMILIVFDYSSVK encoded by the coding sequence ATGACACCAGGACTTTTAAAAATGACCATTTCTTTAATTGGAATTCTATTAATGGTTTTAGCGTCGGTTATTATTTATTTTACAAGAGAAAAATTACAAGGCGTTCCAAGATGGATTGGAACGATTATTGCTTACTTATTTATGGCTGTTTCTTTTGTTATTATGATTTTAATTGTTTTTGATTATTCATCAGTGAAGTAA
- a CDS encoding stage VI sporulation protein F, whose amino-acid sequence MKEPNHLFNEINNKTKLNPFDIFQIADSLKGANFQDEQTVRSLVQQLSQLVQIPIEKEKEDEIVNAIVNNHVPNDLSSLMDMFKSNG is encoded by the coding sequence GTGAAAGAGCCAAATCATTTGTTTAACGAAATAAATAATAAAACAAAGCTTAATCCATTTGACATCTTTCAAATTGCTGATTCTTTAAAAGGAGCAAATTTTCAAGATGAGCAAACGGTTCGAAGTCTTGTTCAACAATTATCTCAATTAGTACAAATTCCAATTGAAAAAGAAAAAGAGGATGAGATCGTTAATGCCATTGTCAATAATCACGTTCCGAATGATTTATCTAGTTTAATGGATATGTTCAAATCAAATGGATAA
- a CDS encoding NAD(P)H-dependent glycerol-3-phosphate dehydrogenase: MKKIACIGAGSWGSALALVLCDNGHEVHIWSRRKEQVEELNNHHTNEKYNPGIVFPASLKATTSLENAVKGADVILLAVPTKAIRACAKAMVPFINHKVFITHVTKGIEPDTLKRVSEMIAEEIPEEKREDIVVLSGPSHAEEVSRRLPTTITASSRNSKNAECVQDLFMNNRFRVYTNPDVIGVELGGALKNIIALGAGISDGLGYGDNAKAALITRGLAEITRLGTKLGANPITFAGLTGLGDLIVTCTSVHSRNYRAGFALGKGEKLESVLESVGMVVEGVRTTKAAYQLSENHHVDMPITQEIYEVLFLNKNPKQAVDDLMTRMKKSEMENLYDPTFLHQ; the protein is encoded by the coding sequence TTGAAAAAGATAGCATGTATCGGTGCTGGTAGTTGGGGGAGTGCGTTAGCGCTTGTATTATGCGACAATGGACACGAAGTACATATTTGGTCAAGAAGAAAAGAGCAAGTAGAGGAATTAAATAACCATCATACGAACGAAAAATATAATCCAGGAATCGTGTTTCCAGCTTCTTTAAAGGCCACCACTTCATTAGAAAATGCAGTAAAGGGAGCAGATGTCATTCTTTTAGCAGTTCCAACAAAAGCAATTCGAGCGTGTGCGAAAGCAATGGTTCCTTTTATCAATCATAAAGTCTTCATTACACACGTTACAAAAGGAATTGAACCTGATACGTTAAAACGGGTATCTGAAATGATAGCAGAAGAAATTCCAGAGGAAAAGCGAGAAGATATTGTTGTTTTATCAGGTCCTAGCCATGCAGAGGAAGTCAGCAGAAGACTTCCAACTACGATTACGGCTTCTTCAAGAAATAGTAAAAATGCAGAATGTGTACAAGATTTATTTATGAATAACCGCTTTCGTGTCTACACGAATCCAGATGTAATTGGTGTTGAATTAGGTGGAGCATTAAAAAATATTATTGCATTAGGTGCAGGAATTAGCGATGGATTAGGGTACGGTGACAATGCAAAAGCAGCTTTAATTACGCGGGGGTTAGCTGAAATTACACGCTTGGGAACAAAACTTGGTGCTAATCCGATTACATTTGCAGGGTTAACAGGCTTAGGTGATTTAATTGTAACGTGTACGAGTGTCCATAGCCGAAATTACCGAGCTGGTTTTGCGTTAGGCAAAGGCGAAAAGTTAGAATCAGTATTAGAATCAGTTGGCATGGTCGTTGAAGGTGTACGAACAACGAAAGCAGCGTATCAATTGTCCGAAAATCATCATGTCGATATGCCGATTACACAAGAAATATATGAAGTGTTATTTTTGAATAAAAATCCCAAACAAGCAGTGGATGATTTAATGACCAGAATGAAAAAAAGTGAGATGGAAAATTTATACGATCCAACGTTTTTACATCAATAA
- the plsY gene encoding glycerol-3-phosphate 1-O-acyltransferase PlsY, translating to MISYLIGAISFSYILTKKFKKVDIRKMGSGNAGATNTLRVLGVGPAITVLLLDVSKGIIAVLLGVTFSGDEWVIALCGLAAIIGHNWPIYYGFRGGKGVATTIGVLAMLMFFPALYAGIIAILTIVLTRYVSLGALLFMAFTTIFAGFSKNVPDPYFYLAMIVTLISFWRHRTNIQRLWNGTENKLSKKKD from the coding sequence ATCATTAGTTATTTAATCGGAGCAATTAGTTTTAGCTATATATTAACTAAAAAATTTAAAAAAGTAGATATTCGAAAAATGGGAAGCGGGAATGCCGGGGCAACAAATACGTTACGCGTTTTAGGTGTGGGTCCTGCCATCACCGTTCTCTTATTAGATGTTTCCAAAGGAATCATTGCTGTTTTATTAGGAGTAACGTTTTCTGGGGATGAATGGGTGATTGCACTGTGTGGATTGGCTGCCATTATTGGTCATAATTGGCCGATTTATTATGGATTTCGTGGGGGAAAAGGCGTAGCTACGACGATTGGTGTTTTAGCAATGCTGATGTTTTTTCCTGCACTTTATGCCGGTATAATTGCGATTTTAACGATTGTTCTTACCCGTTATGTGTCACTTGGAGCACTTTTATTTATGGCTTTTACAACTATTTTTGCAGGTTTTTCAAAAAATGTACCAGACCCTTATTTTTATTTAGCAATGATCGTTACTCTTATCTCCTTTTGGAGACATCGTACTAATATTCAACGTTTATGGAATGGAACGGAAAATAAATTATCGAAGAAAAAAGATTAA
- the der gene encoding ribosome biogenesis GTPase Der: MSKPTIAIVGRPNVGKSTIFNRIVGERISIVEDVPGVTRDRIYSKAEWLNHEFHLIDTGGIEIGDAPLLQQMRQQAEIAIEEADVIIFMVNGREGITAADEEVASMLYRSKKPVVLGVNKIDNFEMREYIYDFYALGFGDPYPLSGSHGMGIGDLLDAVVAHFTEEEEEEYDDETICFSVIGRPNVGKSSLVNAILGEERVIVSNIEGTTRDAIDSSFTKDGQEYVIIDTAGMRKRGKVYETVEKYSVLRALKAIERSDVVLVVLNAEEGIREQDKRIAGYAHEAGRAIIIVVNKWDAIKKNDKTMKEFEGKIRDEFLFLDYAPIIFVSAKTKQRLKELYPMINLVSENHHLRVQTNILNDVILDAVAMNPAPSKYGRRLKVNYATQVAVAPPTFIIFVNDTELFHFSYERFIENTIRKAFGFKGTPIKIFARKKSE, encoded by the coding sequence ATGTCTAAACCAACCATAGCAATCGTCGGAAGACCGAATGTTGGGAAATCCACCATTTTCAATCGAATTGTTGGAGAACGAATCTCTATCGTTGAAGATGTACCAGGTGTAACCCGAGATCGAATTTATAGTAAAGCAGAATGGTTAAATCATGAGTTCCACCTTATTGATACAGGTGGAATCGAAATTGGAGATGCACCGCTTTTACAACAAATGAGACAACAAGCAGAAATTGCGATAGAAGAGGCAGATGTTATAATTTTTATGGTAAATGGAAGAGAAGGAATAACAGCGGCAGATGAGGAAGTAGCATCTATGCTTTATCGCTCTAAAAAGCCAGTTGTACTCGGTGTAAATAAAATTGATAACTTTGAAATGCGAGAATATATTTATGATTTTTATGCTTTAGGCTTTGGTGATCCATATCCATTATCTGGCTCTCATGGGATGGGGATTGGTGATTTGTTGGATGCAGTCGTTGCGCATTTTACAGAAGAAGAGGAAGAAGAGTACGACGATGAGACGATTTGTTTTTCTGTTATCGGAAGACCAAATGTTGGGAAAAGTTCATTAGTGAATGCTATTTTAGGAGAAGAGCGGGTGATTGTGTCTAATATTGAAGGAACTACTCGCGATGCAATTGATAGTAGTTTTACAAAGGACGGACAAGAATATGTCATCATTGATACCGCAGGAATGAGAAAACGTGGAAAAGTGTACGAAACGGTTGAAAAATACAGTGTCCTTCGAGCACTTAAGGCAATCGAACGTAGCGATGTCGTCTTAGTAGTCTTAAATGCAGAAGAAGGTATTCGTGAACAAGACAAACGTATTGCAGGATATGCACATGAGGCAGGGCGCGCCATTATTATAGTCGTAAATAAATGGGATGCAATTAAAAAAAATGATAAAACAATGAAGGAATTTGAAGGAAAAATTCGGGATGAATTTTTATTTTTAGATTATGCGCCGATTATTTTTGTTTCAGCAAAAACAAAACAACGGCTGAAAGAATTATATCCGATGATTAACCTTGTAAGTGAAAATCATCATTTACGCGTTCAAACGAACATCCTAAATGATGTTATTTTAGATGCAGTAGCGATGAATCCTGCACCTTCTAAATATGGACGCCGTTTGAAAGTAAATTATGCTACTCAAGTTGCGGTTGCCCCCCCAACATTTATTATTTTTGTCAACGATACAGAATTATTTCATTTTTCATACGAACGCTTTATTGAAAATACGATTCGTAAAGCATTTGGTTTTAAAGGAACACCTATTAAAATCTTTGCAAGAAAGAAAAGTGAATAG
- the fni gene encoding type 2 isopentenyl-diphosphate Delta-isomerase produces MTRKERKIDHIKYALSTRETKNSTFSDIVLLHQSIPETSLDDISLQTIIGEISVSSPIMINAMTGGGGEHTLAINRQLSEVAKECHIPMAVGSQMAALKDQMEQESYRIVRQTNPTGIVFANLGSEATVDQAKLAINMLEANAIQIHLNVIQELVMPEGDRDFSNTLKNIEAIVKGVSVPVIVKEVGFGMDASAIGKLVNVGVSIVDIGGFGGTNFAKVENERRVNPVSVFNEWGITTPVSLIEAISTYPLLSVISSGGVKTSLDVAKSIALGASTCAIASPILQTLLDDGVEGAITLVKAWQEELRYIMCALGVTSIKELQKVPVIIKGETYHWVTERGIDTKKFATRKASFL; encoded by the coding sequence ATGACTCGTAAAGAACGAAAAATTGATCATATAAAATACGCACTTAGTACAAGGGAAACGAAAAACAGTACGTTTTCAGATATTGTTCTGTTGCATCAAAGCATCCCTGAAACATCATTAGATGATATTTCGTTACAAACGATAATTGGAGAAATCTCTGTTTCTTCACCGATTATGATTAATGCGATGACTGGCGGTGGCGGCGAGCATACACTAGCGATTAATCGCCAATTGTCAGAAGTAGCAAAAGAATGCCATATTCCAATGGCCGTCGGTTCTCAAATGGCGGCATTAAAAGACCAAATGGAACAAGAAAGTTATCGAATTGTTCGACAAACCAATCCAACTGGTATTGTTTTTGCTAATTTGGGTAGCGAAGCGACGGTTGATCAAGCGAAGTTAGCTATTAATATGTTAGAGGCGAATGCGATTCAAATTCATTTAAACGTTATTCAAGAATTAGTCATGCCAGAAGGTGACCGTGATTTTTCGAACACATTAAAAAATATTGAAGCAATTGTAAAAGGTGTTTCTGTTCCGGTTATTGTAAAAGAAGTAGGCTTTGGAATGGACGCATCTGCTATTGGGAAACTTGTAAATGTGGGTGTTTCGATTGTAGACATTGGTGGTTTTGGTGGGACTAATTTTGCAAAGGTGGAAAATGAACGACGGGTAAATCCTGTTTCCGTATTTAATGAATGGGGAATTACGACACCAGTAAGTTTAATTGAAGCAATTAGTACGTATCCTCTTTTATCCGTTATTTCATCAGGTGGGGTAAAAACAAGTCTTGATGTTGCTAAATCCATTGCGTTAGGTGCATCAACATGCGCGATTGCTAGCCCTATTTTGCAAACTTTATTGGACGATGGGGTAGAAGGAGCTATTACACTAGTAAAAGCTTGGCAGGAAGAATTACGTTATATAATGTGTGCGTTAGGTGTTACTTCTATTAAAGAACTTCAAAAGGTTCCGGTTATTATTAAAGGAGAAACATACCATTGGGTAACGGAAAGAGGTATTGATACGAAGAAATTTGCAACACGAAAAGCATCCTTTTTATAA
- the rpsA gene encoding 30S ribosomal protein S1 — MVGETNFEQANAPQVGDIVKGKIEKVEEKRVCVKIGDNVEGIIPISELSSLHVEKASDVVSVDEEVELEVIKVEENQIVLSKKRVEAKKAWVDLQEKFASKEIIEVEVKDIVNGGLVVDVGVRGFIPASLVERHFVESFDDYKGKTLQVKVVELDQEKNRVILSHRAVLDEKAEQNKKETLQAIEVGQVTEGKVQRLTDFGAFVDIGGIDGLVHISEMAHYHVEKPEEVVQEGDTVQVKVLKVDVENERVSLSIKETQPGPWETVGAEVKQGDIVEGTVARLVSFGAFVEIKPGVEGLVHISQLANRHVQSPSEVLKEGQTVKAKVLEVHPEEKRISLSIRALEEEKESPAQPKQVPVEEEIQTGFSIGDMIGEQLKKLK; from the coding sequence ATGGTTGGAGAAACGAATTTCGAACAAGCAAATGCTCCTCAAGTAGGGGACATTGTAAAAGGTAAAATTGAAAAAGTAGAAGAAAAACGCGTTTGCGTTAAAATTGGAGATAACGTAGAAGGTATTATTCCAATCAGTGAACTTTCTAGTTTGCATGTTGAAAAAGCAAGCGATGTCGTTTCTGTTGATGAAGAAGTAGAATTAGAAGTAATAAAAGTGGAAGAAAATCAAATCGTTCTTTCAAAAAAACGAGTAGAAGCAAAAAAAGCATGGGTAGATTTACAAGAAAAGTTTGCAAGTAAAGAAATTATTGAAGTCGAAGTAAAAGATATCGTTAATGGTGGCTTAGTGGTAGATGTAGGGGTACGAGGCTTTATTCCAGCATCATTAGTAGAGCGACATTTTGTGGAAAGCTTTGATGACTATAAAGGAAAAACATTACAAGTAAAAGTTGTGGAATTAGACCAAGAGAAAAATCGAGTAATTTTATCTCATCGTGCAGTGCTAGATGAGAAAGCAGAACAAAACAAAAAAGAAACATTACAAGCCATTGAAGTCGGTCAAGTAACGGAAGGAAAAGTACAACGATTAACAGACTTTGGTGCATTTGTTGATATTGGTGGCATTGATGGACTTGTACATATTTCTGAAATGGCACACTACCACGTGGAAAAACCAGAAGAAGTCGTGCAAGAAGGCGACACGGTTCAAGTGAAGGTGTTAAAAGTAGATGTTGAAAACGAACGAGTATCTTTATCTATCAAAGAAACACAACCTGGTCCTTGGGAAACAGTTGGTGCGGAAGTAAAACAAGGAGATATTGTAGAAGGAACAGTCGCTCGTCTCGTTTCTTTCGGTGCCTTCGTAGAAATTAAGCCAGGAGTAGAAGGATTAGTGCATATTTCCCAGTTAGCAAATCGACATGTACAATCACCTTCTGAAGTATTAAAAGAAGGTCAAACAGTGAAAGCAAAAGTGTTAGAAGTACATCCGGAAGAAAAAAGAATTTCATTAAGTATTCGTGCGCTTGAAGAAGAAAAAGAAAGTCCAGCACAACCAAAACAAGTACCTGTAGAAGAAGAAATTCAAACTGGATTTTCGATTGGTGATATGATTGGAGAACAATTAAAAAAATTAAAATAA
- a CDS encoding lysophospholipid acyltransferase family protein — protein MALYNISKKTVKALYSFLFKVEVIGLEHTNIDGPVIVCANHISNYDPPLLGITFPQKIHFMAKAELFKVPVLSTLLTDFGAFPVSRGAGDKKALRAGLQILKDGKVLGLFPEGHRSKDGSFGEPQSGVGFFALKSDATVIPCAIISTYKFKKRVRIVYGEPVDLSELKEKRGASKDAAKKIMDEIIRLHDTHKF, from the coding sequence TTGGCTCTTTACAATATATCTAAAAAAACTGTAAAAGCTCTTTATTCTTTCCTTTTTAAAGTAGAAGTCATTGGCTTAGAACATACAAATATAGATGGCCCAGTCATTGTGTGTGCGAATCACATTTCGAACTATGATCCTCCGTTATTAGGGATTACGTTTCCTCAGAAAATTCATTTTATGGCAAAGGCAGAATTATTTAAAGTCCCTGTTTTATCCACTTTATTAACCGATTTTGGAGCTTTTCCTGTTAGTCGGGGTGCAGGGGATAAAAAAGCATTGCGAGCAGGGTTACAAATATTAAAAGATGGAAAAGTGTTAGGGTTATTCCCCGAGGGTCATCGAAGTAAGGATGGCTCATTTGGGGAGCCACAATCGGGTGTCGGTTTTTTTGCTTTAAAATCAGATGCAACAGTTATTCCTTGTGCAATTATCAGTACATATAAATTCAAAAAACGGGTAAGAATAGTATATGGGGAACCTGTCGACTTATCTGAATTAAAAGAAAAAAGAGGAGCGTCTAAAGACGCGGCGAAAAAAATTATGGATGAGATCATTCGGCTTCACGATACACATAAATTTTAA